AAATTTGCCTTATTTTAAGTTTCGGTTAAGAATTGGTCACATAAATCAATTTTGCCTCGCAAATTATTGAAAGCGGGGCGCTGGGGTTAAGGCAACATGGGGTGGCGCAATGGCGCGGTGCATCGAGTGCGACAAAGAGATTGGCTTCTATGAAACGGCAAACAAAGGGCGGTGTTATACCTGCTCTATGGAAGTTTTGTCGGAAAAGCTGGGGTTTGATCCGCGTCATGGGGATCGCGAGGATGGCAAAGAAGTCGCTGTAATCAAAGACGAAAACCACGTTGATATGGCTGAAGTTGACGGTCGTGAGCGGAATGATTTTCACGCTGGGGTTGCAGTGGGATTTGCATTGCGCGCTGCGATGGCGGTGTCGGAAAGTCTCGACCGTGAACCACAAATGCGGTTGATCAATCCCTGATCCGAGACGTGTCTCTTCGGTTTTGGAGCCGGAGAGAATCAATTTGTAACTATTTGTGTGGAATTGGAGCGGGTAACGGGAATCGAACCCGTAACAAGAGCTTGGGAAGCTCGTGTGATACCTTTTCACCATACCCGCAACCGTGCGGAAATTAGCTAGAGATATCGCGCAGCCGCGTCAATGGCCGCGCTTTTTGTTTGCACGGTTTTATGCGGTCACAGCCATTGCTTCGATCAGCGGCTCGTCTTCGTTTCTCATTGTTTCCAGGATGTGACCATGCATGCGCTGTTTCTGCATGCCGAATATCCCGCGTCCCTTGTTGAACGCGGCAGCGTAGTCCATCGCAGCTTTTCGGGTGGTTTCGGCGTCGGGCAGGGCGGCCATGAGGATATTGTCAGCTGCAGCCTCGTCTGCGGTTAGACGGCGTCCGGTAAGGGCCATTTCGTTGAACCGGTGTTCCGGTACGGCCTTGCGGATATATGCAACCATTGACGGCAGGAACGGGATGTTTACGTCTACTTCGGGATAGCAAAAATAGCCTCTGTCCGCGCGCATGAAACGGAAGTCGCAGCAACTTGCCAGCATTGCACCGTTTCCGAAGGCATGGCCGGTGATCGAAGCAACTACCGGAACGGGTAAGGTCAGCAACTTCCCGAAAACCGTATTCATGTCTCGCAGGAACGCTTGGATTTCGTCAGACTTTCCTGATTGCTGCGCTCCCATCATCCAGTTCAGATCGATGCCCTGAGACCAGTTTTTTTCGTCATTTGATGTGATGACAAACGACCGCACGGTTTTGTCTTCTTCGACCTTTTGAATTGCATCCAGCATGGCGGCTGCAAAAGCCGGGTTTTGGCGATTTTCGCCATTGCACAGCGTCAGGACAGCGGTTTTGCCAACGACTTCGTATTGCGTGATCGACATATGGGCTCCGAAGGCTAATGAATTTTCACTAACCTAACGAGAGCGATGGCGCCGAACAATCTTGACCCAAGGGGAGGTGATTTATGACGGCGCGTCTTCTTCGGAGAAGGCATGCAGGTTTTCGGGCGCGTAGTCTGGAATATTCTTGCGCCGCTCGAAAGCGGAGGCATCAATGTGGCTGCCCTTTGGAATGTACCGCTCTTGTGCGAGTGGGAAATAGTAACCAAACCAACCCTTTTGATCTGGCCATCGGCTTCGCGATACGAGGCGTGGAACAATCTCCAAAACAGGCCAGAATTTGCGCAACTTCATCTGGCTGTGCAGCGGTGCCAGCGGGTCCGGCTTTGAAATTTTCAGTCCCATGCGTTGCGTAACCTTGTCTTCGACACCAAGCACGTAGCGGTTATAGAACTGTTCGCGGAACTCAAGTTTGTCCACGCCGAGTTGATCAAGTTCGTTACGCATCCAGACCATTGTGACTTTGGACAGTCCGGCTTCGGTTTCCGGGACAGATCCCGCGACGTCCGTGTGCGTGCCTGGGAACCAGACCTGTTTCACGTCCTGCTTGGGAGGGTTCGGTTTCGATTTGAAGCGGGTTCCGTGGTAGTCTTGGCCTTCGGTCCAGAACTGATGGCGAAAGAAGCGTCGGGTTTCGTCGATCGACAAGGCATGCCGGACAGCTTTTACGGACGGGTTTTCGTTTACGCTCGAGTTAGACCCAAACTCGAGAAACGTTCCCCACTTGAGCCGGATGCGGATCATCGAGCTGACTGTGTCCCATAGGCCCAAAAGCCGGATCGACGGGCGCCTGATGTGGAAAAACTGTTCCGAGATGCGCAACGGAGCGTAGGCTTCGCGGTCGGCGTCCTTCGGGATTTTGCGCCAAGTTTTGAACACTGGTCCGATCAAATGCATTTCGTGTGGGGCCACCAGGCCAAAATCATTGATGAAGCCGGCAAGCACACGGGCGGTGTAAGCTCCACGGGAATATCCAAAAAAGTACAGCCTGTCGCCTTCCTCGTAATTGTCACAGAGGAATTTGTAAGCGTGCATGACGTTTTCGTGCAGGCCCAGACCGGCAGCCAATCCCAAGCCAAGGCGCAACTTGGCAAAGGGCGTGCGGGCAAACGGGCGTGTCGAGAGTGTTCCAACGCCGGGTTCATAGTATACCAGCTGGGTGTCGTCGTGCTTCAGGCACTTGTAGAGGCGCAGAATATTGCTTTCGTTTCTTTCTACTTCGTTGCCGGTGCCGTCAAAACAGATGATGAGTTTGCGGGACATGAAAATGGCTTTCTAAAAAAGGGCAGGCAAAAAATATAGGGCGACCCTAAGCGGATCGCCCTGTTTGATCAATTGGGTATGGGGTCCAGTCAGCCGCGCCGGCGCCGGCGTCTACCCCCTCCTGATGCGGCATCACCGCCGCCTGTATTGAAGCTGACATCGGGCAAGCTCACTACCTCACGGAGGATTGGGAAGGGATCGGCTGAGTTCGGCAATGCCGATGCATTCACGAAATGCTCTTGGAACCGCGGCTCGACAGCGGTCTCGATTTTTTCGATCTGGCGGACAAGTGTTTCGATGTCTCCGCGGGCATCACGGTTCAAAAGCGCGATCCGTGCTCCGGTTCCAGCGGCATTACCCGCAGAGGTGACTTTGTCCAAGGGGCAGTCGGGGATCATGCCAAGCACCATGGCGTGCTTCGCAGAAATGTGGGCACCGAAAGCACCTGCCAAAACAACGCGGTCGACCTTGTCAACGCCACGCTTGTCCATCAGCAAGCGTGCGCCGGAGTAAAGCGCCGCCTTCGCCATCTGGATGGCTCGGATGTCTGCGTTGGTCACAGTGATCGGCTTCTGGTCCTCGTCTCCATCCCAAAGTCGATAGGAGTTTGTGCGGCCGTCCAGAAAGCACCGGCTGGTGCCGGTTTGTTCAGCTGACCCGATCAAACCGGACGCGTCTACCAGTCCAGCGATGCGCATTTCCGCGATCACCTCGATGATCCCGGAGCCGCAAATGCCGGTCACACCGGTGGTTGCAATGGCTTCTGCGAAGCCGTCCTCATTTGACCAGAGTTCGGACCCGATGACGCGGAAGCGAGGCTCTTTTGTGACCGGGTCGATTTCCACCCGTTCTATTGCGCCGGGGGCCGCACGTTGACCTGAACTGATCTGGGCGCCTTCGAAAGCAGGGCCGGTCGGTGAGGAACAAGCCATGACCCCGTCTTTGTCACCCAAAAGGATTTCGGCGTTGGTGCCAACGTCAACAATCAGCGCAAGGTCATCCGATTTGTTAGGAGCTTCCGAAAGCGCGACGCCGGCGGCATCCGCGCCCACATGACCCGCGATGCAGGGCAAAAGATAGGCCCGGGTGCCATCCGCAATTTCCAAACCGATTTCAGATGCCGTGAGTTCTAGTGCATCAGAGGTTGCCAGCGCAAAGGGAGCTTGCCCGAGTTCGAATGGGTCGATGCCGAGGAAAAGGTGGTGCATGACCGGGTTCATAACGAACACCGAGTCCAGAATTTGGTCTTTTTCGATGGCGGCGTCGGTCGCGATATCGGTGACAAGCTGGTTGAGGCCATCGCGAACGGCATTGGTCATCTCGATATCGCCGCCTTTGTTCATCATCGCATAGCTGACGCGGCTCATGAGGTCTTCGCCGAAGCGGATCTGCGGGTTCATCAGGCCGGATGACGCAACGACCTCGCCGGTCTCCAAGTTGCACAGGTGGCCAGCGATGGTGGTCGAGCCCAGATCGACGGCCAGACCAAACAGGGGCTTGTCAAAAAAGCCTGGCCAAAGGGCGATCACACGAGGTGTTGTATCCGCTCGACCCTGATGAACTGCGGCAGTGACCGTCCATTTGCCTTTTCGCAAAATCGGTTGCAGCGGGCGCAGCAAGTGTGTGTCGACTTCGATGTGGTCATGCCCCGTGGAAGCTTTCAGCGCTGTCATCAGCCGTTCAAGATCACCTGACGGCTTATGCATATCCGGTTCTTCGACTTCGACATAAGAGAGCTTGACCGTTGGGTTAAGTGTAATGTCACGAACCTCGGCGCGCTTGCGAACAACCTGTTTGTGAACTTGCGACTCCGGTGGAACATCGATCACGATGTCGTCCTGAACAGTTGCCTGACAGCCCAAGCGGCGACCTTTGGGCAAACCGCGTTTGTCATCGTACCGTTGTTCGACGGCGTTCCATTCCGAAAGCGCATCGTCGGCGACTGTCACGCCGTGTTTCGGGAACTCTCCATAAGATGGAGTGATCTGACATTTGGAACATATACCACGGCCACCACAGACGCTATCGAGGTCGACGCCAAGCTGCCGGGCGGCAGTGAGAATAGGCGTACCTTTTGGGAAGTTTCCACGCTTTCCGGATGGGGTAAAAATCACCAATGGATCGCTGCTCATGATGCGGCCTCAAGTCTGTTCGCTTGTTCGCAGAATACCTGCCGCTAAAGCCGACGAAAGGCAAGGAGCGGCATGTATTCGCCAAAGGGCGGCATGATCGGACTTGGAAGGCGATTCAAAGGCTCAGGCACAAATTCACGCGCAGGTTACGAAACAAGCTTCGTTAATGCCCGATTAGGGGTTTTCCACAGGGCTTAGCCATGCGATAGGGACGTGCCAAACGAGGTTCCCCCAAGGAGATTTGCGATGGAGATTCGTGAGGCGCTAACTTTCGATGATGTTCTGCTTGTTCCTGCTGCGTCTTCGGTCCTTCCGACGACTGCGGACACACGCACGCGCGTAACGAAAGCCATTGATCTCAATATTCCGCTTTTGAGTTCGGCAATGGACACTGTGACAGAAAGCCGGATGGCGATTGCAATGGCTCAGGCCGGCGGAATGGGCGTGATCCACAAGAACCTTGATGCGGAAACTCAGTCTCGAGAAGTGCGACGTGTGAAACGTTTCGAGAGCGGCATCGTCTACAATCCAGTCACGTTGACCCCGAACCAGACGCTGGCGGATGCAAAAGCCTTGATTGAACGCTACCGCTTTACGGGGTTCCCTGTTGTCGACGAAATGGGGCGGGTCGTTGGAATTGTGACCAACCGCGACATGCGTTTTGCGCAGTCGGATGACACACCCGTTCACGCAATGATGACCAGCAACGACCTCGCGATGCTGGCGGAACCTGCGGATCTTGAAGAGGCAAAAAGCCTGATGCGTGCGCGGCGGATTGAAAAGCTGCTGGTGCATGACGGGCAAGGCAAGCTAACGGGTCTTTTGACACTCAAAGACACCGAACAGGCCGTATTGAACCCAACTGCATGTAAGGACGAACTTGGCCGCCTGCGCGTTGCGGCTGCGTCTTCGGTTGGGGACAGCGGATTTGAACGCTCCGAAATGCTGATCGACGCGGGTGTGGACATTGTCGTTGTAGACACGGCTCACGGCCACTCGGAAGGCGTTCTGGACGCCGTGAAGCGCGTAAAGGCGCTTTCCAATTCTGTACAGGTGATTGCGGGCAACGTGGCCACCGGCGACGCGACGAAAGCGCTGATCGATGCGGGAGCAGACGCGGTCAAGGTTGGTATTGGTCCAGGCTCGATTTGTACGACCCGCATGGTTGCTGGCGTAGGTGTTCCGCAGTTGACCGCGATTGATGACTGTGCGACGGCGGCGGGCGAAGTGCCTGTGATCGCGGACGGCGGCATCAAGTTCTCCGGCGACTTCGCCAAGGCGATCGCTGCCGGTGCTTCCTGCGCGATGGTGGGTTCGATGATCGCCGGCACGGACGAAAGCCCGGGCGAAGTGATCCTTTATCAAGGCCGTTCTTTCAAATCGTACCGCGGTATGGGGTCCTTGGGCGCTATGGCGCGAGGTTCCGCTGACCGGTATTTCCAGAAAGATGCGGCAAGCGACAAGTTGGTGCCAGAAGGGATCGAAGGGCAGGTGCCCTACAAAGGTCCGGCTGGAACGGTCATTCACCAGCTGGTTGGCGGACTCAGAGCAGCAATGGGCTATACCGGCAATGCAACGGTCCAAGAGATGCGCAAGAACTGCAAATTCGTGAAAATCACAGGTGCGGGGCTGAAAGAAAGCCACGTGCATGACGTGCAGATCACCCGAGAAGCGCCAAACTATCGGGTCGGCTGATGACACCGGCGGCGCGTGTCGGCGCAGCGATCGAGATACTCGATGAGATTTTTGCTGGCGCGCCCGCTGAGAAAGCTCTTACCGGCTGGGCACGTCGCAGCCGGTTTGCCGGTTCAAAAGACCGTGCGGCTGTACGCGACCATGTTTTTGACGGCTTGCGCCAACGCAGATCGGCGGCGGCTGTTGGCGGTGCGGCAGACGGGCGCGGAGTAATGCTTGGCGTCTTGAGGCTTGCCGATGCCGAACCGGAAACACTGTTTTCTGGCGAGGGCTATGCGCCAGCGTTACTGACCGATTCAGAGAAAGCTCATCCGGAACCAGCTGAGTTGCCGGTCGACCTTCCGGATTGGTTGGTGCCACACCTGCGTGAAAGTCTTGGCAGAGATTTTGAGGAGACCGTTTTGGCGCTGCGCGCACGGGCGCCGGTCTGCTTGCGGGTGAATCTCAAAAAATGCACGCTGGCCGGTGCTCAAGATGTCCTTCGTCGTGACGATATTCAAACCGAACCGATGGACCTCGCCGATACAGCTTTGAAGGTAACGGAAGGTGCGCGGCGTGTTTCGCAAAGCGTCGCTTACAGGGACGGCCTTGTGGAACTGCAAGACGCGTCAAGTCAGGCCGCGATCGCGTCATTAGAGTTATCTAATGGTCTGAAAATAATGGACTATTGTGCTGGAGGTGGCGGCAAGATTTTGGCAATGGCAGCGCGTTGTGACGGCCGGTTTTTTGCTCATGACGCCCATGTGGCACGTCTGCGTGATTTACCCGCCAGAGCAAAACGCGCGGGGGTGAAGATTTCAACGCTGGCAGACGCCGAGGCCCAGGCGCCTTATGATCTGGTGTTTTGTGATGTCCCATGTTCCGGCAGCGGTACGTGGAGGCGAACTCCGGATGCCAAGTGGCGGTTCAAGGAACAGGATTTGATCAACCTGAATGCGCTCCAGGATGAGATCTTGAACAAAGCCGCCCAGTTGGTCACGCATAAAGGCACGCTCGTCTATGCTACATGCTCGGTTTTGACTTCTGAAAACCTCGAACGGCTTTCGACATTTGTCACGCGTTTTCCTGAGTGGAGCATCGTCGAAAACCGTCAATTTCTGATGCGCGAAGGCGGCGATGGGTTTTTTGTTGCCAAACTTCGGCGCAAGTCAGCCTAAGTTCCCCAAAACGAGCACGATCCTCTTGTGTGTTAAGGTGCGTTTAACAATGTCTGACGCATATTAACCATAACAATTGGTATTCTAGGTGCAGACGTGAACATATCTGTTGGGGCAGCAAGCCCAAAAACTCCTGTGGCGAGTGAATTTCGTCAGCGGGCGGTTCCATTCGGAGGAGCCGCTATGGCACTTCTGGGGGCATCCTTGATTTTGGACGACGCCATGTTGCAAATGATTTTGATCGGGACCGCTGTGGTCATCCTTTTGTCGCTGTTGGTTTTACGGTTTCGAACAGCGCGCATCGCCGACGGCTCAGCGGTGGAGATCGATTTGGTCAAGGCCCTGTCGGATAGGGAAAAAACCGAACAAATTCTGACGGATAGTTCCGGCACCATTCTTTTTGTTAATGCCGCGGCGCAGGCGCATTCGAAGGCATCTGATGAGTTTGTCGCAGATTTTGCAAAACGTCGCGCCGTAGACGGCGAAGGCCTTGTTACGCGACTTTTGGACGTTGCTGCAGAGGTTGGGCATGGTCAGGAAACGGTTCCGCAGCGCGATGGGTCGCTTGTTGTCACCGTGTCTCGCATGCCGAGCGGATCGGTTCACTGGGCGTTTGAGATACAACATCAGACAGCCGAGGCTCCGCAGTCCGGAGCGCCGAGACTGCCGATGCTGACGGTTGGCCGCTCCGGAACGATTCTTTTCATGAACCCTGCGGCGCGGACGCTTTTGGGGGAACGAAAGAAAACGCTGGCCGATGTGTTCGGAGACCGATCAGGTTCTCCAAACGAGGCGACTATGGTTATGACAGCTGGTGGCGAGCAACAGTGCCTTGTTGCCGAATTCGAAGCCACGGCGGGGCGTCGGGAAATTTACCTGTTGCCGACGGAAGTTCCGGTCGTGCGTGAAGGGGCGGTTCTGTTTGACGAACTACCTGTCGCGCTTCTCAAGCTTGACCGAGAGGGCAAAGTCCTGATGGCCAATCGCACGGCCAGGGGGCTGTTGGATGATCAGCTGACTGAAGAAACCCTTCTTGACGATCTTCTGGAAGGGCTGGGACGCTCCATCGTTGACTGGCTTGCCGAGGCGGCGTCCGGTCGCGGCGGTCACCATTCAGAGTTTCTCCGCCTGAAAAGCGACAAAAAAGAAGCCTTCGTTCAGGTCAGTTTGAACCGTGTTGTCGAAGGCGACACGAGTTCGCTGATCGCTGTTCTCAGCGATGCAACCGAATTGAAGTCGCTTGAAGCACAGTTTGTGCAAAGCCAAAAGATGCAGGCAATTGGTCAGCTTGCAGGGGGCGTGGCGCATGACTTCAACAACCTTTTGACTGCGATTTCAGGGCATTGCGACTTGTTGTTGCTGCGCCATGATCAAGGTGATCCGGATTTTGCAGACCTGATCCAGATCAATCAGAACGCCAATCGCGCTGCTGCTCTCGTCGGTCAACTTCTGGCCTTCTCGCGGAAGCAAAACCTGCGGCCGGAGATCGTTGACCTTCGCAACTCGCTAGCGGATTTGACTCATCTCCTGAACCGACTTGTCGGCGAAAAGGTTACGCTCAGCCTGAGCAACGACCCGGTTCTTCCCGCTATCCGCGCGGATAAGCGACAGCTTGAACAAGTGCTGATGAACCTTGTGGTCAACGCACGCGATGCAATGCCAAACGGCGGCGAAATCCGTGTGGTTACTGAAGGGCTCGACCTTGTCGAGCCGCTTGAGCGCGACCGCGTAGTGGTTCCGGTTGGGAAATACGTGTCGATCAGTGTCACTGATGAAGGTACAGGTATTGCTCCGGACAAGCTTCAGAAGGTGTTTGAGCCGTTCTTCACAACCAAAAAGACGGGTGAAGGTACAGGGCTGGGCCTGTCGACGGCTTATGGCATCGTGAAGCAAACCGGCGGCTATATCTTTGTTGATAGCGAAGTAGGCGTGGGCACACGGTTCTCTCTGATGTTCCCAGCCTATTTGGGCGATGAGGATGCTGCTCCGGTCGAGCAGGCACCCGCGAAAGCCAAAGAGGCATCGGTTAGCCACAGCGGTGTTGTGATGTTGGTCGAGGACGAGGCGCCGGTGCGGTCCTTTGCGACACGGGCTTTGAAAATGCGCGGCTTTACTGTGCTGGAAGCTGGGTCGGGCGAGGAAGCCATCGAACTTTTGGAAACGGAACGACCCAATGTGGATGTTTTCGTAACAGACGTGATCATGCCTGGTGTCGACGGTCCGACATGGGTGCGTCAGGCGCGTGAAGTCTATCCCGACGTGCCTGTGATCTTCGTTTCCGGCTATGCTGAAGACAGCTTTAGCGATGATCAGGCGCGGATCACCAACTCCAGCTTCCTGCCCAAACCGTTCAGCCTTGGCGACCTTACCGAGGCTGTGCAGTCCAAGATCAAGACGGGTTAACCCAGGCTTTCGTAAAGCTCGAATTCTTCAGCGCATTTGCGCTGAAGTTTTGTGCGCGTGTCTGGCGAAAGCGACAGAGGCATGTCCGGAGAACTGTTGCGGCGTGGCAAATTGATTTTCATTTCGAGCCGCTGTTCCAGGAAACCGATCAGCGCCTCCTGATCTTCGTACCTGAACAAATGGTCAACCTTGACCCCGTTCTTGCGCGGCTCAAGAAACTTGGCCTGACTGCCGACATTGGCAAAGGACGCTTTACGATCACCCTTCATGTACTCTTGTACGAACTCTTCGAAGGACACATTCTCGGTTGAGTTTGGCAAACCACGAAGGTCTTCCCGGCGCCGGTATCTGTACCAGCTTGCAAGCCAGCTGATTGGTTCTCGCATCACCGCCATCGTTTCCATGTCGTCCGTCTTACAGGCGCGCTCAAACATTGGCCGAAAGAATCTGTTGTAGCGGTACAGAGGCGCGTGTTTGAGTTCGGGTGGATGGGAAATCACCATGTCCGCACTCGGGGCCAAAGCCTCTTCTATGGCTGTTGTTCCGGTTTTCGGAACCGAGAGGAAAACCAACTTTTTATTCCAGAAAACAAGCATCTACTGCGCCTCAGACAAAGGGTTATATGGTTTTCTCCTATTTGTGTCTGCTTTGTAAACCACTCGTTAACCATTGATGTAAAAAGCTTGGGTCATCGTTTTTTTGTTGATTTGTTCTCCTTTTGATCTCATAAGAATTGAGAACAAGAGGTGAACGCAGGCAATGATTGCCGCCCGTCCGCGGGTATGGAATAAGGAGCCAAGCACAATGGCAACGGCAGATCTTTTGACAATGAGCAGCAAGAAGAATTCCCCCGACAAACAAAAGGCGCTGGACAGCGCTCTGGCACAGATCGAACGTCAGTTCGGGAAGGGCTCGATCATGAAACTCGGCGCCGATAATCCGGCGCAAGAGATCGAATCCACCTCGACGGGGTCTTTGGGTCTCGATATCGCCCTCGGAATAGGTGGGTTGCCGAAGGGTCGTATCGTTGAGATTTACGGACCGGAAAGTTCGGGTAAAACCACTCTCACCCTGCATTGTATTGCGGAAGAACAGAAGAAGGGTGGTGTTTGCGCGTTTGTTGATGCGGAACACGCTTTGGATCCGCAGTATGCGAAAAAGCTCGGCGTGAATCTGGACGAATTGCTGATTTCGCAGCCGGATACAGGTGAGCAGGCGCTGGAAATCACCGACACGCTTGTGCGTTCCGGTGCCGTGAACATGGTTGTGGTCGACTCGGTTGCTGCGCTGACACCTAAGTCCGAGCTTGAAGGCGACATGGGCGATAGTAACGTGGGTGTTCAGGCCCGTCTGATGAGCCAGGCGATGCGGAAACTGACGGGGTCGATCGCGCGTTCCAACTGCATGGTTATTTTCATCAACCAGATCCGGATGAAGATCGGTGTGATGTTCGGTTCGCCGGAAACCACAACCGGCGGTAATGCGCTTAAGTTCTATAGTTCCGTGCGTTTGGACATCCGGCGTATCGGCTCACTGAAGGACCGCGATGAGGTGGTTGGCAACGCGACCCGTGTCAAAGTGGTCAAGAATAAGGTGGCGCCACCGTTCAAGCAGGTTGAATTCGACATCATGTACGGCGAAGGCATTTCCAAGATGGGCGAATTGCTTGATCTGGGAGTGAAAGCCGGCGTGGTCGAGAAATCCGGTAGCTGGTTCAGCTATGGTGATGAGCGGATCGGGCAGGGGCGTGAAAACGCGAAAACCTTCCTGAAGGAAAACAACCGCATCGCTTATGAGATCGAAGACAAAATCCGCGCCGCGCATGGTCTGGATTTCGACATGCCACCGGGCGACGAGGACCTAGTCGAAGATTGACGCCAACGCTTGAAGACCTGAGTGAGGCCCTGTCTCATATACTGGCCGCTCCCAAAGACGGGGCGGCCATCTCGCATTTATGCCTTCGCCCCAAACGAAACACGCGCAAGTTTGTCGATGAAATCACACTCACCAAGGCAAAGGGTATTCCGGGCGAGCGTTGGCTGACTCAGCCGTGGATCCGGTTGGACAACGGCGATCCACATCCCGGAATCCAAGTTTGCATCATACCCAAACGGTTGCTTGATCTGGTTTGGCGACCGGAAGGAGATGCGCTGCATCCTGGCGATACATTCGCGGCGGACATCGACACGTCGGAGGCAAACATGCCTGAAGGACAACTTTTGTCCGTCGGCTCGGCTGTGATCCGAGTGTCGGAAGTGTTCAACGATGCCTGTGTGAAATGGAAAGCGCGATACGGAAAAGACGTTTTTGACTGGGTGCGCTATCCCGAACACAAAGAATACAGGTTTCGGGGTCTTTTGTGTTCCATTGAACAGGATGGCGTCATCCGAACTGGTGACGTGCTGCGCAAGGTTCCTGTGTAGCGCACATGCTGTGCAAACTGCGCGTTTTTCCAATGCCATGTGGACAGCCCCGCGCTGTGGTTATAAACCCGATCCGACACGCAAAACAAAGCGCAAGAGATCTGCTCATGGCCAGCCTGAACGACATACGTTCGACCTTTTTGAACTACTTCTCCAAACAGGGGCACGAGATTGTGGACTCCAGTCCGCTCGTGCCACGCAACGACCCGACGTTGATGTTCGTTAACTCTGGTATGGTGCAGTTCAAGAACCTCTTCACCGGTGTTGAGACACGCGACTATCAACGCGCGACCTCGGCGCAGAAGTGTGTGCGCGCAGGCGGCAAGCACAACGATCTCGACAATGTCGGCTACACCGCGCGCCACCACACTTTTTTCGAGATGCTCGGCAACTTTTCCTTTGGGGATTATTTCAAGGATGATGCGATCCCGTTTGCGTGGGAGCTGATCACCAAGGAATTCGATATTCCAAAGGA
This genomic window from Shimia isoporae contains:
- a CDS encoding ATP-binding protein, which translates into the protein MALLGASLILDDAMLQMILIGTAVVILLSLLVLRFRTARIADGSAVEIDLVKALSDREKTEQILTDSSGTILFVNAAAQAHSKASDEFVADFAKRRAVDGEGLVTRLLDVAAEVGHGQETVPQRDGSLVVTVSRMPSGSVHWAFEIQHQTAEAPQSGAPRLPMLTVGRSGTILFMNPAARTLLGERKKTLADVFGDRSGSPNEATMVMTAGGEQQCLVAEFEATAGRREIYLLPTEVPVVREGAVLFDELPVALLKLDREGKVLMANRTARGLLDDQLTEETLLDDLLEGLGRSIVDWLAEAASGRGGHHSEFLRLKSDKKEAFVQVSLNRVVEGDTSSLIAVLSDATELKSLEAQFVQSQKMQAIGQLAGGVAHDFNNLLTAISGHCDLLLLRHDQGDPDFADLIQINQNANRAAALVGQLLAFSRKQNLRPEIVDLRNSLADLTHLLNRLVGEKVTLSLSNDPVLPAIRADKRQLEQVLMNLVVNARDAMPNGGEIRVVTEGLDLVEPLERDRVVVPVGKYVSISVTDEGTGIAPDKLQKVFEPFFTTKKTGEGTGLGLSTAYGIVKQTGGYIFVDSEVGVGTRFSLMFPAYLGDEDAAPVEQAPAKAKEASVSHSGVVMLVEDEAPVRSFATRALKMRGFTVLEAGSGEEAIELLETERPNVDVFVTDVIMPGVDGPTWVRQAREVYPDVPVIFVSGYAEDSFSDDQARITNSSFLPKPFSLGDLTEAVQSKIKTG
- a CDS encoding sulfotransferase family 2 domain-containing protein — its product is MLVFWNKKLVFLSVPKTGTTAIEEALAPSADMVISHPPELKHAPLYRYNRFFRPMFERACKTDDMETMAVMREPISWLASWYRYRRREDLRGLPNSTENVSFEEFVQEYMKGDRKASFANVGSQAKFLEPRKNGVKVDHLFRYEDQEALIGFLEQRLEMKINLPRRNSSPDMPLSLSPDTRTKLQRKCAEEFELYESLG
- the recA gene encoding recombinase RecA, translating into MATADLLTMSSKKNSPDKQKALDSALAQIERQFGKGSIMKLGADNPAQEIESTSTGSLGLDIALGIGGLPKGRIVEIYGPESSGKTTLTLHCIAEEQKKGGVCAFVDAEHALDPQYAKKLGVNLDELLISQPDTGEQALEITDTLVRSGAVNMVVVDSVAALTPKSELEGDMGDSNVGVQARLMSQAMRKLTGSIARSNCMVIFINQIRMKIGVMFGSPETTTGGNALKFYSSVRLDIRRIGSLKDRDEVVGNATRVKVVKNKVAPPFKQVEFDIMYGEGISKMGELLDLGVKAGVVEKSGSWFSYGDERIGQGRENAKTFLKENNRIAYEIEDKIRAAHGLDFDMPPGDEDLVED
- a CDS encoding MOSC domain-containing protein; amino-acid sequence: MTPTLEDLSEALSHILAAPKDGAAISHLCLRPKRNTRKFVDEITLTKAKGIPGERWLTQPWIRLDNGDPHPGIQVCIIPKRLLDLVWRPEGDALHPGDTFAADIDTSEANMPEGQLLSVGSAVIRVSEVFNDACVKWKARYGKDVFDWVRYPEHKEYRFRGLLCSIEQDGVIRTGDVLRKVPV